Below is a window of Gammaproteobacteria bacterium DNA.
TGCCAAGGCGGATGGGCGCATCTCGCCCGAAGAGATCCGGCTGGCCTCCGCGGTGATGGACCACTTCGACTTGGACCCGCAGTTGCGGGCGGCGGCGCAAAACCTGTTCCGCGAAGGCGCGTCCGAACGCTTCGACCTGGACGGGGTGTTGGCGCAGTTCCGCCGCGAGGCGGGGCGGCAGGTCAATCTGCGCCGCCTGTTCCTGGAGATTCAGATTCAGATGGCACTCGCTGACGGCGCCGTCAGCGCGCCGGAACGGCGCATTCTGCTGCTTGTCAGCGACTGTCTCGGCATCCCGCGCGATCTGTACCAGCGGCTTGAGGAGCAGATCCGCGCCAGCGCGCATTCCGGCCCGGCGGCGCGCGGCGGCCCGAGCCTGGAAGACGCCTACGCCACGCTGGGAGTTCCCTCCGGCGCCAGCGAGGCCGAAGTCAAGCGCGCCTACCGGCGCCTGATGAGCCGGCATCACCCGGACAAGCTGGT
It encodes the following:
- the djlA gene encoding co-chaperone DjlA, translating into MSWTSTLLGGAFGFMIGGPLGAVVGAALGHQLGGREPLPAGGAGPSFGGAQQRQQRLQGAFFAATFAVMGRIAKADGRISPEEIRLASAVMDHFDLDPQLRAAAQNLFREGASERFDLDGVLAQFRREAGRQVNLRRLFLEIQIQMALADGAVSAPERRILLLVSDCLGIPRDLYQRLEEQIRASAHSGPAARGGPSLEDAYATLGVPSGASEAEVKRAYRRLMSRHHPDKLVAKGLPEEMMRVATEKTQEIRAAYDRIKEARA